In a genomic window of Bacillota bacterium:
- a CDS encoding HAD hydrolase family protein yields the protein MISIDIPGRGRYDLKNLVLDMNGTIAVDGIIADEVLERIRVLSKILDIYLITADTHGKLESQKEKIAAKISRIQPPGEASQKADFIESIGASNSVAIGNGANDTEMLKKARLAIAVIEGEGCALDALQSADIVVKSSVDALDLLIHTNRIVATLRK from the coding sequence ATGATAAGCATTGATATCCCAGGAAGGGGACGTTATGACCTTAAGAATCTCGTTCTTGATATGAACGGTACTATTGCAGTTGATGGGATTATCGCAGATGAGGTATTAGAAAGAATTAGGGTCTTGTCCAAGATACTGGATATCTATTTGATTACTGCAGATACGCACGGCAAACTCGAGTCTCAAAAAGAGAAGATAGCTGCAAAGATATCGCGTATTCAACCGCCCGGAGAGGCTTCACAGAAAGCAGATTTTATCGAGAGCATTGGCGCTTCTAATAGTGTTGCCATAGGGAACGGTGCAAATGATACTGAAATGTTAAAGAAAGCCAGGCTTGCAATAGCCGTTATTGAAGGAGAGGGTTGCGCTTTAGATGCGTTGCAGTCCGCTGATATAGTTGTAAAAAGTTCAGTAGACGCCCTGGACTTATTAATTCATACCAACCGCATTGTTGCTACTTTGCGAAAGTAG